One segment of Carya illinoinensis cultivar Pawnee chromosome 1, C.illinoinensisPawnee_v1, whole genome shotgun sequence DNA contains the following:
- the LOC122280701 gene encoding putative receptor-like protein kinase At1g72540, protein MLSNLGADHCFNKSMAFKKITLKTFLPGCFKAKNPPSEPNLPVSKQSSSRRLWLSDLSNSSSFISDLSSSLVGSNLQIFTLKELTVITQNHSKSNFLGEGGFGPVYKGFIDDKLRPGLEAQPVAVKVLDLDGKQGHREWLAEVVYLGQLRHTHLVNLIGYCCEDEHRLLVYEYMERGNLENQLFRSYSAALPWLTRIKIAIGTAKGLAFLHEEETPVIYRDFKASNILLGSDFNAKLSDFGLATDGPEGEDTHVTTRVMGTEGYAAPEYIMTGHLTTMSDVFSYGVVLLELLTGRRSVDKNRPSREQNLAEWARPLLKDPHKLDRIMDPRLEGQYSTEGARKFALLAYQCLSLHPKSRPTMTNVVKNLEPLLDLNDNPIGPFVYIVPSAGENESGALKNGREGETECEMTKDKHCQKRRKGHRHRHRIRSLRSRAVYSDTTLYKTLGTSLYSPKPEQLDERA, encoded by the exons ATGTTAAGCAACTTGGGGGCAGATCATTGCTTCAATAAAAGTATGGCTTTCAAAAAGATCACATTGAAAACCTTCCTACCCGGTTGTTTCAAGGCCAAGAACCCACCCTCTGAGCCAAATCTTCCGGTTTCCAAACAAAGTTCTTCCCGGAGGCTATGGCTCTCGGATTTAAGTAACTCCTCCTCTTTCATAAGTGATCTATCGAGttctcttgttggatcaaatcTACAAATTTTTACTCTAAAGGAGCTCACAGTTATTACGCAGAACCATTCAAAGAGTAATTTTCTTGGTGAAGGTGGGTTTGGACCTGTATATAAGGGGTTCATTGATGACAAGCTAAGGCCTGGGTTGGAAGCTCAACCTGTGGCTGTCAAGGTCTTAGACTTGGATGGCAAACAAGGCCACAGGGAGTGGCTG GCTGAAGTAGTATATCTTGGGCAATTAAGGCACACCCATCTTGTGAATTTGATCGGATACTGCTGCGAGGATGAGCACCGCCTACTCGTGTATGAGTACATGGAGCGTGGCAACTTAGAGAACCAACTATTTAGAA GTTATTCTGCAGCTTTGCCTTGGTTAACAAGAATAAAGATTGCCATTGGAACCGCGAAAGGCCTTGCTTTCCTCCACGAAGAAGAAACACCAGTCATATATCGGGATTTTAAAGCTTCAAACATCTTATTAGGCTCT GATTTCAACGCTAAACTCTCTGATTTTGGGCTTGCAACGGATGGACCAGAAGGGGAGGACACTCATGTCACAACTCGTGTCATGGGCACCGAGGGCTATGCAGCTCCTGAATACATTATGACAG GTCATTTGACGACTATGAGCGATGTATTTAGCTATGGAGTGGTTCTTTTAGAGCTACTAACAGGTAGACGATCCGTGGACAAGAATCGACCGAGTAGAGAGCAGAATTTGGCAGAATGGGCAAGGCCTCTTTTGAAGGACCCCCATAAACTAGACAGAATAATGGACCCCAGGCTTGAAGGGCAGTACTCAACAGAAGGGGCTAGGAAGTTTGCGTTATTGGCTTACCAATGCCTGAGCCTTCACCCCAAATCAAGACCCACAATGACCAATGTGGTCAAGAACTTAGAGCCTCTCTTGGACTTGAATGATAACCCGATTGGACCATTTGTGTACATTGTACCAAGTGCAGGAGAAAACGAAAGTGGTGCGCTGAAGAATGGACGAGAAGGTGAAACTGAATGTGAGATGACAAAAGATAAGCACTGTCAGAAGCGCCGAAAAGGTCATAGGCATAGACATCGGATCAGGTCATTGAGGTCTCGCGCTGTCTATTCTGATACTACTTTGTATAAAACTCTTGGGACTAGTTTGTACTCTCCCAAACCAGAGCAATTGGACGAACGGGCATAG